In the genome of Streptomyces aquilus, the window GGTGCGGACGCGGAGGTCGCCGCCCAGGCGCTGTACGTAATAGCGCGCGATCAGCCCGCCCAGGCTGTGTCCGACGACGTCGACCTGCTTGCTGCCCGTGCGCTCGCAGATCTCCTCTATGTGCCGGCCCAGCAGCTCGGCCGCGGTGCGGATGTCGCAGGTCAGCGGTGAGTAGTTGAGGGATTCGAGCTGCCGGTGGCCGTGCTGGAGGAGGCTGCGGCGCAGCAGGACAAAGACCGAGCGGTTGTCGATGAAGCCGTGCAGCAGGACGACCGGCGGCTTGGCCTGCGTCGGCAGCTGCGCGGGGCCGTCCCGGGAAGGGAGCGGGGCGGCCGGCGCGCGGCGTTCCTGGAAGACGCCCGAGGGGTAGAGCAGGAGGTGGCCGGCGAGGATCGCGATCTCCAGGGCGGTCGCCTTCAGCAGCGCCGCGGACAGTCCCGCCAGTCTGCTCGGGAGCAGGCGCTGGCAGAGCGGAAGAAAGGGCTCCACTGCCCGGGTGACCTTCATGGCCGACCTCCTGTCGGCACACGTGAGGACGTCTCTGTCCCCCGTGTGCCCTCGTGGGAGGCCGGGGCGGAGGCGGCCGGCGGGGCATGCGGAGGGCGCGTGGGGTGAGCTCGGCGGATGGCGCGTACCGCGCCGATGACGAGGTGAGACTCCCTGCCGGTGTGGCGACGAGGCTCCCCGCTGTCGTGCCTTACCTGCCCTACGTGCCCTGCGTGCCTCCGTCGGCACGCCGCACCGCCCCGGCGCGCGGCCCGCGGCGCGGTGGTGCGGCGACCTCGTTGCGGCTCCCGTTGCGCTTGCTCCCGCTGCGGTACGAGGGCCGCAGGGGTCTGCGGTCCGTGTGCCGCAAAGACTCGGAACGGTGCGCGGCGAACGTGTCCCACCGTGTGATTTCCCCCTCGGCCAGCGCCGTGAAACTGCCGGTTGCGGGATGCTGGAGATAACGTTCGTTCACTTCCTCGCACGATGGGGTGTGAGGAAGCCGAAGCCGCTTCATGGAGGCAGTGATGGGTGTGGCAGCCGGTCCGATCCGCGTGGTGGTGGCGAAGCCGGGGCTCGACGGCCACGATCGCGGGGCGAAGGTGATCGCGCGGGCGCTGCGCGACGCCGGCATGGAGGTCATCTACACCGGCCTCCACCAGACGCCCGAGCAGATCGTCGACACCGCGATCCAGGAGGACGCCGACGCGATCGGTCTGTCCATCCTCTCCGGTGCCCACAACACGCTCTTCGCCGCGGTGATCGATCTGCTCAAGGAGCGCGAGGCCGAGGACATCCTGGTCTTCGGCGGCGGCATCATCCCGGAGGCGGACATCGCACCGCTGAAGGAGAAGGGCGTCGCCGAGATCTTCACGCCGGGGGCGACGACGCAGTCGATCGTGGAGTGGGTCAGGGAGAACGTGCGGGAGGCGGCGGGGGCGTAGGGCAGCCGCCGACGCGGAAC includes:
- a CDS encoding esterase/lipase family protein, producing the protein MKVTRAVEPFLPLCQRLLPSRLAGLSAALLKATALEIAILAGHLLLYPSGVFQERRAPAAPLPSRDGPAQLPTQAKPPVVLLHGFIDNRSVFVLLRRSLLQHGHRQLESLNYSPLTCDIRTAAELLGRHIEEICERTGSKQVDVVGHSLGGLIARYYVQRLGGDLRVRTLVTLGTPHSGTRVVPLADAHPIVRQMRPGSDVLTELARPAPGCRTHFVSFWSDLDHLMDPLETARIDHPDLMAQNVQVSGIGHLALPVHPAVATGIRQALDSTRTGAAAETGTGGLTVA
- a CDS encoding cobalamin B12-binding domain-containing protein; protein product: MGVAAGPIRVVVAKPGLDGHDRGAKVIARALRDAGMEVIYTGLHQTPEQIVDTAIQEDADAIGLSILSGAHNTLFAAVIDLLKEREAEDILVFGGGIIPEADIAPLKEKGVAEIFTPGATTQSIVEWVRENVREAAGA